In a single window of the Microscilla marina ATCC 23134 genome:
- a CDS encoding endonuclease MutS2 has product MVYPNNLEEKLGFDKIRELLKAACVSTLGQSYVEKIKFSTKFDLVEKLVKQTAEFKDILVQEEGFPRQNYIDTHDYLSKAALEGAFLSEREFFELKISLVTIRECLQFFANKEEQAYPYLIELSHSVELDRNLIKRIDEVVDDRGKVRDTASPELNNIRRRIIVEQSNLRRRLDEILSSAKKDGLVKEDASLTLREGRMVIPVKAENKRRIKGFVHDQSSTGQTVYLEPAEIFDTNNEIRELEYRERDEVVRILMELTNEVRPHIGVLRRAYNYLGMIDFIRAKARFALDTQSVLPTMLQQPIVDWTDARHPLLYLSFKQQAKQVVPLTLLLNQEQKVLVVSGPNAGGKSVSLKTVGLLQYMFQSGLLVPMYENSRIGFFRDIFIDIGDEQSLENDLSTYSSHLTNMKHFLRHADERSLFLIDEFGTGTEPSLGAAIAEAILEKLDQSQASGVITTHYTNLKFYAENAPRIINGAMRFDVENLEPLYMLEMGKPGSSFAFEIARKIGLPREVIQRAQKKAGRKQVDFDKVLRDLEIEKKDFETKNQQLTQRNELLEKTTAHYQSLKEHLDNERKKIMNQAKEEAKRLVQQANQRIEETIRQIRENKAEKQATKELRKDLDSYKEEFKPEAVAEPVPEDEVVKVVGGKIDVGSLVRIKGQNTIGEVVEVKGKDVHMRIGDLKSKVKLNRLEKITRKEFRKQTQETGPSKIKGLDLTEKMAHFNSRLDLRGKRGDEALKIVEVFIDDAILVGTHEVQIVHGKGDGILRNLIRQRLKDFKEIESISDGHADRGGDGISVVRLK; this is encoded by the coding sequence ATGGTTTATCCTAACAATTTAGAAGAAAAATTAGGATTTGATAAAATCAGAGAACTTTTAAAAGCAGCTTGTGTCAGTACATTGGGGCAGAGCTATGTCGAAAAAATCAAGTTCTCCACTAAATTTGATTTGGTAGAAAAGTTGGTCAAACAAACGGCTGAATTTAAAGACATCTTGGTACAGGAAGAGGGTTTCCCTCGCCAAAACTATATAGATACACACGACTACCTTTCGAAAGCGGCCCTAGAGGGGGCTTTTTTGTCAGAAAGAGAGTTTTTCGAACTCAAAATATCGTTGGTGACCATCCGTGAATGCCTTCAGTTTTTTGCCAACAAAGAAGAACAAGCCTATCCTTATTTGATAGAGCTGAGCCACTCGGTAGAGCTAGACCGAAACCTGATCAAACGCATTGACGAGGTCGTTGACGACCGGGGCAAGGTACGCGATACGGCTTCGCCTGAACTCAACAACATTCGTCGCCGCATTATAGTAGAGCAAAGTAATTTGCGCCGTCGTTTGGACGAGATTTTGAGTTCGGCAAAAAAAGACGGACTGGTAAAAGAAGATGCTTCGCTCACATTACGTGAGGGCAGAATGGTGATTCCGGTAAAGGCAGAAAACAAACGGAGAATCAAGGGTTTTGTGCACGACCAATCGTCTACCGGACAAACTGTATACCTGGAGCCTGCCGAGATATTTGACACCAACAACGAAATACGCGAACTTGAATACCGCGAACGCGATGAGGTAGTCCGTATTTTGATGGAGCTCACCAACGAGGTACGCCCTCATATTGGGGTGTTGCGCCGGGCATACAACTACCTGGGTATGATTGATTTTATCAGGGCTAAAGCACGCTTTGCGCTTGATACCCAATCGGTACTGCCTACTATGCTACAGCAACCCATTGTAGACTGGACTGATGCTCGTCACCCTTTGTTGTACTTGAGCTTTAAGCAACAGGCCAAGCAGGTAGTACCGTTGACTTTGTTGCTCAATCAGGAGCAAAAAGTACTGGTAGTGTCGGGGCCTAACGCCGGGGGTAAATCTGTTTCGCTCAAAACTGTAGGTTTATTACAATACATGTTTCAGTCGGGTTTGCTCGTGCCTATGTACGAAAACTCCCGCATTGGTTTCTTTCGCGATATTTTTATTGATATTGGCGACGAACAATCACTGGAAAACGACCTGAGTACCTATAGCTCTCACCTGACCAACATGAAGCACTTTTTGCGGCACGCCGATGAGCGCTCACTGTTTCTGATTGATGAGTTTGGTACAGGCACAGAACCTTCGCTGGGAGCGGCTATTGCCGAAGCGATTCTCGAAAAGCTCGACCAGTCTCAGGCAAGTGGTGTAATCACTACTCACTATACCAACCTGAAGTTTTATGCCGAAAATGCCCCTCGTATCATCAATGGAGCCATGCGTTTTGATGTTGAAAACCTAGAGCCTCTGTATATGTTGGAAATGGGCAAACCAGGTAGTTCATTTGCTTTTGAAATTGCCCGAAAGATAGGGTTGCCCCGTGAGGTGATTCAGCGGGCTCAGAAAAAAGCCGGACGCAAACAGGTCGATTTTGATAAGGTATTGCGTGACCTGGAGATTGAGAAAAAGGATTTTGAAACCAAAAACCAACAATTGACCCAACGCAACGAACTGCTCGAAAAAACTACTGCGCACTACCAATCTTTGAAAGAGCACCTGGACAATGAACGTAAAAAGATCATGAACCAGGCTAAAGAAGAAGCCAAGCGTTTGGTACAACAAGCCAACCAGCGGATAGAGGAAACCATTCGCCAAATAAGAGAAAACAAGGCGGAGAAACAGGCCACTAAAGAGCTTCGCAAAGACCTGGACAGCTACAAGGAGGAGTTTAAACCCGAAGCAGTGGCAGAGCCAGTACCCGAAGACGAAGTGGTAAAAGTGGTAGGTGGTAAGATTGATGTAGGTAGCCTGGTACGTATCAAAGGGCAAAACACTATAGGCGAGGTAGTCGAAGTCAAGGGCAAAGATGTGCACATGAGGATTGGTGACCTTAAGTCGAAAGTAAAACTCAATCGCCTGGAGAAAATTACCCGCAAGGAGTTTAGAAAACAAACCCAAGAGACGGGACCTTCTAAAATCAAAGGTTTGGACCTGACCGAAAAAATGGCACATTTCAACAGCCGTTTAGACCTAAGAGGCAAGCGAGGTGATGAAGCGCTCAAAATAGTAGAGGTTTTTATTGACGACGCTATATTGGTGGGTACCCACGAAGTACAAATTGTACACGGCAAAGGCGATGGCATTTTACGCAACCTGATTCGTCAACGCCTGAAGGATTTCAAAGAAATTGAAAGCATAAGCGATGGGCATGCCGATCGGGGCGGAGACGGTATAAGTGTGGTAAGGTTGAAATAA